A genome region from Natranaeroarchaeum sulfidigenes includes the following:
- a CDS encoding inorganic phosphate transporter: METLLAIGVVASIFVGFNIGGSSTGIAWGPPVGAGVVTKTTAAALMTVFVFLGGWTVGRNVMGTLSEGIITLEGGIPLAGGVAILFFIGLGILVANVFGVPVPTSMTTVGAIAGLGLATDTLNYPMIAEIISWWFVTPIIGFWIGGVIGRYVYPEVNRRVEIKKTDGPLFVIDRASGVPKPSFGPNTTWSEVVSTTIVFVIGCYMAFSAGASNVPNAAAPLVSAAGGLPENTAIILATLAIGLGGFTIARRTMESVGSELSDIPLLAALFVMVTASTITTLLSWIGIPISLVMSTVMTIVGIGWGRATRPITVREAVTRDANGHEIVTGAITAETTDSNEAAPIGEPEPSEVLNAENLFNPRAIIKYISMWIIGPTMSTGLAYGFFVLFPGVV, from the coding sequence ATGGAAACGCTGCTCGCTATCGGCGTCGTCGCGTCGATCTTCGTCGGCTTCAACATCGGCGGCTCCTCGACAGGCATCGCGTGGGGACCGCCGGTCGGGGCTGGCGTCGTGACGAAAACGACCGCCGCAGCGCTTATGACGGTATTTGTCTTCCTCGGCGGCTGGACAGTCGGCCGAAACGTCATGGGGACGCTGAGCGAGGGGATCATTACCCTAGAGGGAGGCATTCCGCTCGCAGGCGGGGTCGCAATCCTCTTTTTCATCGGCCTCGGGATTCTCGTCGCGAACGTCTTTGGCGTCCCCGTCCCGACCTCGATGACGACCGTCGGCGCGATCGCCGGACTGGGTCTCGCGACGGATACGCTCAACTATCCGATGATCGCCGAGATCATCTCGTGGTGGTTCGTGACGCCGATCATCGGGTTCTGGATCGGCGGCGTCATCGGGCGATACGTTTATCCGGAAGTCAACCGACGTGTGGAGATCAAAAAGACCGACGGGCCACTTTTCGTCATCGATCGGGCCTCGGGTGTGCCGAAGCCGTCGTTCGGGCCGAACACGACGTGGTCGGAAGTCGTGAGTACGACGATCGTGTTCGTCATCGGCTGTTACATGGCATTTAGCGCGGGGGCGAGCAACGTTCCGAACGCTGCTGCGCCACTCGTGAGTGCTGCGGGCGGGCTCCCCGAAAACACCGCGATTATCCTCGCCACACTGGCGATCGGTCTCGGAGGGTTCACGATCGCCCGACGGACGATGGAATCGGTCGGAAGCGAGCTAAGCGACATCCCACTCCTTGCCGCATTGTTCGTGATGGTGACCGCCTCGACGATCACGACATTGCTTTCCTGGATCGGGATCCCGATCAGTCTCGTGATGTCGACAGTCATGACGATCGTCGGTATCGGCTGGGGGCGTGCAACTCGACCGATCACCGTCCGTGAAGCAGTGACCCGCGATGCGAACGGCCACGAGATCGTCACCGGTGCCATCACCGCGGAGACAACAGACAGCAACGAAGCCGCACCGATCGGTGAACCCGAACCGAGCGAGGTCCTCAACGCCGAGAATCTGTTCAACCCCCGGGCGATTATCAAGTACATCTCGATGTGGATCATCGGCCCGACGATGTCGACCGGGCTGGCATATGGTTTCTTTGTGCTTTTCCCGGGAGTCGTGTGA
- a CDS encoding universal stress protein: MVSRVLVPMDDSEHAEDALEYAFDNYPDAEITVLHVVGVPSMMMGEATALSLEDNLESAAGERSEPVFERARGIAADRDRDIDTVVGVGHPARNILDRAENYDTIVLGAHGSDWSRVSHRFLVGNIAETVSKRATVPVVLVR, translated from the coding sequence ATGGTTTCACGAGTTCTCGTTCCGATGGATGACTCCGAGCACGCAGAGGACGCACTCGAATACGCGTTCGATAACTATCCCGACGCCGAAATCACCGTGCTCCACGTCGTTGGCGTACCGTCGATGATGATGGGGGAGGCGACGGCGCTGTCACTCGAAGACAATCTCGAATCCGCCGCTGGGGAGCGCTCGGAACCTGTTTTCGAGCGGGCCAGGGGGATTGCCGCCGATCGGGACCGCGACATCGACACGGTCGTCGGAGTCGGTCACCCCGCCCGGAACATCCTCGATCGGGCCGAGAACTACGATACGATCGTGCTCGGTGCGCACGGCTCGGACTGGAGCCGCGTATCACATCGGTTCCTCGTCGGGAACATCGCCGAGACGGTGTCAAAGCGGGCGACGGTTCCCGTGGTACTGGTCAGATGA
- a CDS encoding inorganic phosphate transporter, producing MIEPLLLIGLIVAIFVGYNIGGATTGPAFGPAVGADVITKTAAAAFMSVFFFVGAFTIGREVVDTLSEGLIDPGVFTLETSITVLFFIGFALFIGNFFGVPASTSMTTVGAIGGLGYASGTLNWAQLGEIVTWWLVAPLIGFWVCGVIGRYFYPRINAWINIQRSDNELFIIDTSGRIPRVGISDEATRRELVGAIIVILIGCLMAFSSGTSNIANAIAPLVGSGDLEMNAGIIIGSVAVGIGAFTIGRRTMETLGNDITHLPLTAAIVIATVSSFIVVALSALGIPASFVVIATMGIVGLGWGRATRTVGVREGMRGEKEATVSVGALSADEEGEELPDIGEEEPEDIPSAGDLFDPATTGRVILLQNLVPAISTIGAYLVFQFVPVFGF from the coding sequence GTGATCGAACCGCTACTACTGATCGGACTCATCGTAGCGATCTTCGTCGGCTACAACATCGGTGGCGCGACGACCGGCCCGGCGTTCGGACCGGCAGTCGGTGCCGACGTCATTACCAAGACGGCGGCAGCGGCCTTTATGTCCGTATTCTTCTTCGTCGGCGCGTTCACGATCGGTCGCGAGGTCGTCGACACGCTGAGCGAGGGGTTGATCGATCCGGGCGTGTTCACCCTCGAAACCAGTATTACCGTGCTGTTCTTTATCGGGTTCGCGCTGTTCATCGGGAACTTCTTTGGTGTACCCGCGTCGACGTCGATGACGACCGTCGGGGCGATCGGCGGGCTGGGCTACGCGAGCGGGACGCTGAACTGGGCACAGCTCGGCGAGATCGTGACCTGGTGGCTGGTCGCACCGTTGATCGGCTTCTGGGTCTGTGGCGTGATCGGCCGGTACTTTTACCCCCGTATCAACGCGTGGATCAACATCCAGCGTAGCGACAACGAGCTATTTATCATCGACACCTCGGGGCGGATACCGCGGGTGGGAATCAGCGACGAAGCGACCCGGCGCGAACTAGTTGGGGCGATAATAGTCATTCTGATCGGCTGTCTGATGGCATTTAGCTCCGGGACGAGTAACATCGCCAACGCGATCGCACCGCTGGTCGGCAGCGGTGATCTTGAGATGAACGCAGGGATTATTATCGGGAGCGTCGCCGTCGGGATCGGTGCGTTTACGATCGGTCGTCGCACGATGGAAACGCTTGGCAACGATATTACACACCTGCCACTGACCGCCGCGATCGTCATCGCTACTGTCAGTTCCTTCATCGTCGTGGCGCTATCGGCTCTTGGAATTCCTGCTAGCTTCGTCGTCATCGCGACGATGGGTATTGTGGGCCTCGGCTGGGGACGGGCAACCCGGACAGTCGGTGTCCGGGAAGGAATGCGCGGCGAAAAAGAGGCGACCGTCTCCGTTGGCGCGCTGTCGGCGGATGAGGAGGGAGAAGAACTGCCCGATATCGGCGAAGAAGAGCCCGAAGACATTCCGAGCGCGGGCGATCTGTTCGATCCAGCCACCACCGGTCGAGTGATCCTGCTGCAGAATCTCGTTCCCGCAATATCGACGATCGGCGCGTACCTCGTCTTCCAGTTCGTCCCGGTGTTTGGTTTTTAA
- the fer gene encoding ferredoxin Fer, with the protein MPTVEYLNYEVLDDQGWDMDDDDLFEQAADAGLDEEDYGSLEVNEGEYILEAAEAQGYDWPFSCRAGACANCAAIVYEGDIDMDMQQILSDEEVEEKGVRLTCIGSPDADEVKIVYNAKHLDYLQNRVI; encoded by the coding sequence ATGCCCACTGTAGAATACCTCAATTACGAAGTGCTGGACGATCAGGGCTGGGACATGGACGACGACGACCTCTTCGAGCAGGCCGCCGACGCTGGTCTCGACGAAGAGGACTACGGCTCCCTCGAAGTTAACGAAGGGGAGTATATCCTCGAAGCAGCCGAGGCGCAGGGCTACGACTGGCCCTTCTCGTGCCGTGCCGGTGCCTGTGCGAACTGCGCAGCCATCGTCTACGAGGGCGACATCGACATGGATATGCAGCAGATCCTCAGCGACGAGGAAGTCGAAGAGAAGGGCGTCCGGCTGACCTGCATCGGTAGTCCCGACGCCGACGAGGTCAAGATCGTCTACAACGCGAAACACCTCGATTACCTGCAGAACCGCGTCATCTAA
- a CDS encoding winged helix-turn-helix transcriptional regulator, with the protein MTQTRPTIRAHVHDDAGVHFNELVRDSEYAPGQVQYHIRRLIDAGEVVRGEFYGRTHYYPPSYDEWERGALALFRRETARSIVIHLIEHEPAAPADVAEALGIARSTLEHHVGHLVEQDVVEKHYDEHNRVTLTLSNPGRTATMLSDVTPRVSDRFVDRFTRLVDDLLERATEESIDTQEC; encoded by the coding sequence ATGACCCAGACACGACCCACGATCCGGGCGCACGTCCACGACGACGCCGGGGTCCATTTCAACGAACTCGTCCGCGATTCCGAGTACGCCCCTGGACAGGTTCAGTACCACATCCGGCGACTGATCGACGCTGGCGAGGTGGTTCGTGGCGAGTTCTATGGCCGAACACACTACTATCCGCCGTCGTATGACGAGTGGGAGCGAGGTGCGCTTGCACTCTTTCGCCGCGAGACGGCCAGATCGATCGTCATCCACTTGATCGAACACGAACCTGCGGCCCCGGCCGATGTCGCCGAGGCGCTGGGTATCGCCCGCAGTACGCTCGAACATCACGTCGGACATCTCGTCGAGCAAGATGTCGTCGAGAAGCACTACGACGAGCACAACCGGGTAACGCTGACACTGTCGAATCCTGGACGGACTGCGACGATGCTCTCGGACGTGACCCCGCGCGTTTCGGACCGGTTCGTCGACCGGTTCACCCGTCTCGTCGACGACCTACTGGAGCGCGCTACTGAAGAGTCGATCGACACCCAGGAGTGCTAA
- a CDS encoding DUF7471 family protein: MVSGCWSASWVRLAATASLGDTWVDPQLAPVLVGVIILAVLGTTALFLAGVVAYSRRGTPRYLLITVVLGLLVARSVVGLGTVLGIVPMTAHHLVEHGFDFLIAILILYAVYRSGPSGDG, from the coding sequence ATGGTTTCAGGGTGTTGGTCCGCATCGTGGGTCCGGCTTGCCGCGACAGCATCGTTAGGGGACACGTGGGTGGATCCACAGCTCGCGCCGGTGCTCGTCGGCGTCATTATTCTCGCAGTGTTAGGGACGACTGCGCTCTTTCTCGCAGGTGTCGTCGCCTATTCGCGTCGGGGGACGCCGAGGTATCTGCTCATCACGGTCGTGCTCGGTCTGCTCGTCGCACGCTCGGTCGTCGGGCTGGGCACGGTCCTCGGCATCGTCCCGATGACAGCACACCACCTCGTCGAACACGGCTTCGACTTCCTGATTGCGATCCTTATTCTCTACGCAGTCTATCGGAGCGGTCCGAGTGGGGACGGGTGA
- a CDS encoding A24 family peptidase has protein sequence MLELGPVFAGTTDLLRLVAVPVFAWAAWRDIRTRRVPNVTWLPLAALGLLLLVWDGWHAVGIGGYDWQLFLVTTAISLGIVVPLSYAFWWMGGFGGADAKALMTIAILFPAFPTYYVETSVYPAVQTDVGVFSFTILTNAVLVAVAFPVALAAYNAVRGRFAPAMLVGRVRHWSDLSTAHGRVMENQEGFTRSGLDLDVLRMYLRWRGLTLADLREDPDRYRDPETLPEEPNPPTDGAVTADGEAVPVAGESAAAERITETEGAADDEDAESTTYDDPWGAAAFLDSIEGSAYGTTPGKLRDGLDTLVEREQVWVSPGVPFIVPIFLGLLVALVYGDLLFRVLELLGLV, from the coding sequence ATGCTCGAACTCGGTCCGGTCTTTGCCGGGACGACCGATCTCCTGCGGCTCGTCGCCGTTCCCGTGTTCGCGTGGGCCGCGTGGCGCGACATTCGGACGCGACGGGTCCCGAACGTCACGTGGCTCCCGCTTGCCGCGCTCGGCCTGTTGTTGCTGGTCTGGGACGGCTGGCACGCGGTCGGAATCGGCGGCTACGACTGGCAGTTGTTCCTCGTCACCACGGCGATCAGCCTCGGTATCGTCGTCCCACTGTCCTACGCGTTCTGGTGGATGGGTGGGTTCGGCGGGGCCGACGCAAAGGCGCTGATGACGATTGCGATCCTGTTTCCGGCCTTTCCCACCTACTACGTCGAAACGAGCGTCTATCCGGCGGTCCAGACCGATGTAGGCGTCTTCTCGTTTACCATCCTCACCAACGCCGTGCTCGTCGCGGTCGCGTTCCCAGTTGCCCTGGCCGCGTACAACGCCGTACGGGGGCGATTCGCTCCGGCGATGCTCGTCGGGCGAGTCCGCCACTGGTCCGATCTGTCGACCGCTCACGGTCGGGTGATGGAAAACCAGGAGGGGTTCACCCGGAGTGGGCTCGATCTCGACGTCTTGCGGATGTACCTGCGCTGGCGCGGACTGACGCTCGCGGACCTGCGCGAGGATCCCGATCGGTATCGGGATCCCGAAACGCTCCCCGAGGAGCCAAACCCGCCGACCGATGGGGCGGTAACCGCGGATGGAGAAGCCGTTCCTGTTGCCGGCGAATCGGCAGCTGCCGAGCGGATTACGGAGACCGAGGGGGCTGCCGATGATGAGGACGCAGAATCGACGACCTACGACGACCCGTGGGGTGCGGCCGCATTCCTCGACAGCATCGAGGGATCGGCGTACGGGACCACACCCGGAAAGCTCCGCGACGGGCTGGACACGCTGGTCGAGCGCGAACAGGTATGGGTGTCGCCCGGCGTTCCGTTCATCGTCCCCATCTTCCTCGGGCTTCTCGTCGCACTGGTGTACGGTGATCTACTCTTCCGGGTGCTGGAGCTGCTCGGACTCGTGTAG
- the hisI gene encoding phosphoribosyl-AMP cyclohydrolase, giving the protein MSETRADVELDFGDDGLIPAVAQDADTGEILMLAYATREAVDRTRETDRAHYYSRSRDELWEKGASSGHVQHVEEILVDCDGDAIVYRIEQEGGACHTGFDSCFHRTIDGEIIGEKVFDPESVYE; this is encoded by the coding sequence ATGAGCGAGACACGTGCGGACGTCGAGCTGGATTTCGGCGACGACGGGCTGATCCCGGCGGTGGCACAGGACGCCGACACCGGCGAGATCCTGATGCTCGCCTATGCAACCCGCGAGGCCGTCGATCGGACCCGCGAGACCGACCGCGCACACTACTACTCGCGGAGTCGCGACGAACTCTGGGAGAAAGGCGCGTCGAGTGGCCACGTCCAGCACGTCGAAGAGATCCTCGTCGATTGCGATGGCGACGCCATCGTCTACCGGATCGAACAGGAGGGTGGAGCGTGTCACACCGGTTTTGACTCCTGTTTTCACCGAACCATCGACGGCGAGATCATCGGCGAAAAGGTGTTCGATCCCGAGAGCGTCTACGAGTGA
- a CDS encoding DUF7118 family protein, translating to MSQDTTDEFESITALHDAYEELNQVSEELDHIGEQEVERAVEAYNQAHRILDRYADDATGTGDFGSYVQFRGQYSTFVEGLPEWLPRRDVFEDSLDIVDKRRLNEGDFTRARERLDGVADLVELLENRDEAKEEYHEARLDAIDRIEEIEEEIVEVERTLELGEADLDAPIERLREPIEQYNKGVREAFREYRSETSAREFLEFIERTKQFPLVPLPRPPEELLEYVRNSPDGIESVPTLLEYAEYSHSKLVHYADDADALKRKIATQRTYLDRLEAEPLTLAWPPEAARTVRWRVDELRRVVGRFASESTIAALREVQRLTREEAEFERLRNAAIAVHELDERTREQLASGEIKRELEQLRTEKETLQERLDALPES from the coding sequence ATGAGCCAGGACACTACCGACGAATTCGAGTCGATTACAGCCCTCCACGATGCATACGAGGAGCTGAACCAGGTCAGCGAGGAGCTAGACCACATCGGAGAACAGGAAGTCGAACGCGCAGTCGAGGCGTACAATCAGGCCCATCGAATCCTCGATCGGTACGCCGACGACGCGACCGGTACCGGTGACTTCGGTTCCTACGTCCAGTTCCGGGGGCAGTACTCCACGTTCGTCGAGGGCCTTCCGGAGTGGCTTCCGCGTCGGGACGTATTCGAGGACTCCCTCGATATCGTCGACAAGCGGCGGCTCAACGAGGGAGATTTTACCCGTGCACGGGAACGGCTGGACGGCGTCGCCGATCTCGTGGAGTTGCTCGAGAACCGGGACGAAGCCAAAGAGGAGTATCACGAGGCACGTCTCGATGCAATCGATCGGATCGAGGAGATCGAGGAGGAGATCGTAGAGGTTGAGCGAACACTGGAACTGGGGGAGGCGGATCTGGACGCGCCGATCGAGCGTCTCCGCGAGCCGATCGAGCAGTACAACAAAGGTGTTCGTGAGGCGTTCCGGGAGTACCGAAGCGAGACGAGTGCCCGCGAGTTCCTGGAGTTTATCGAGCGAACGAAGCAGTTCCCGCTCGTTCCGCTGCCGCGCCCGCCCGAGGAGTTGCTGGAGTATGTCAGAAACAGTCCCGACGGGATCGAATCGGTACCGACGCTGCTGGAGTACGCCGAGTACTCACACTCTAAACTCGTCCACTACGCCGACGATGCCGACGCCCTCAAGCGGAAGATTGCCACACAGCGAACCTACCTGGATCGACTCGAAGCCGAGCCGTTGACGCTGGCGTGGCCGCCTGAGGCAGCCAGGACCGTTCGCTGGCGAGTCGACGAGTTGCGCCGTGTTGTCGGACGGTTCGCATCCGAGTCGACGATCGCTGCGCTCCGCGAGGTTCAGCGACTGACGCGGGAGGAGGCGGAGTTCGAGCGCCTGCGCAACGCAGCGATCGCGGTCCACGAACTCGACGAGCGGACCCGTGAGCAACTCGCATCGGGGGAAATCAAGCGAGAGCTCGAACAGCTCCGGACGGAAAAAGAGACATTGCAGGAGCGACTCGACGCACTACCGGAGAGCTGA
- the glmM gene encoding phosphoglucosamine mutase: MEVFGSSGTRGIVNESLTPSFAMEVAQAAGSVWDDDRVGIARDTRVTGEMIADAVASGLASVGTDIDRLGVTPTPAAQAYAERAGIPVVIVTASHNPPEFNGIKLVGSDGVGLSVDELERIEEVFLADASDTRAWNEVGRSRRVETANDDYLDELLDVVDVDRIAGANLTVALDPGHGAASLTSPQFFRALGCDVVTVNAQPDGHFPGRDAEPIPENLDDLGRLVQATDADLGIAHDGDGDRAVFFDETGEYMEGDATLAALVAAELDPGETTVSAVNVSQRLVDAVSAADAELELTPIGSTYIVSRIRELQKQGISVPIAGEGNGGLFFPRYRLARDGAFTAARFLELVASRNASEIVAPYSGYHNIRVNLTYEDRTERDAMLDAAAEWARDVDVELSTQDGIRLDYGDAWVLTRPSGTEPLIRLYAEAGSEQRAQELVDHVREALERGRQ, encoded by the coding sequence ATGGAAGTATTCGGGTCGAGCGGAACGCGGGGGATCGTCAACGAGTCGTTGACGCCTTCGTTTGCGATGGAGGTCGCACAGGCCGCCGGATCGGTCTGGGACGATGACCGGGTCGGAATTGCCCGCGATACACGGGTTACCGGCGAGATGATCGCCGACGCGGTCGCCAGCGGACTGGCAAGTGTCGGGACCGATATCGACCGACTCGGCGTCACGCCCACACCGGCGGCACAGGCCTACGCCGAGCGAGCCGGTATCCCGGTCGTCATCGTCACCGCGTCGCACAACCCGCCGGAGTTCAATGGTATCAAACTCGTCGGCTCCGACGGTGTTGGCCTCTCGGTCGACGAACTCGAACGTATCGAGGAGGTGTTCTTGGCGGACGCCTCGGACACGAGGGCATGGAACGAGGTCGGACGATCTAGACGTGTCGAGACCGCAAACGACGACTATCTCGACGAACTGCTCGATGTCGTCGATGTCGACCGGATCGCCGGGGCCAATCTAACTGTGGCGCTCGACCCTGGGCATGGTGCAGCCTCCCTCACGAGCCCCCAGTTCTTCCGTGCGCTCGGGTGTGACGTCGTGACAGTCAACGCCCAGCCAGATGGGCATTTCCCGGGCCGTGATGCCGAACCGATCCCCGAGAACCTCGACGATCTCGGGCGGCTGGTTCAGGCGACCGACGCCGACCTGGGGATTGCCCACGACGGCGATGGCGACCGCGCCGTCTTCTTCGACGAGACCGGCGAGTACATGGAGGGGGACGCCACGCTGGCCGCGCTCGTCGCTGCGGAGCTCGACCCGGGTGAGACGACGGTCTCCGCAGTTAACGTCTCCCAGCGGCTCGTCGATGCGGTCTCTGCGGCCGACGCCGAACTCGAACTGACGCCGATCGGCAGTACATATATTGTCAGCCGGATCCGCGAACTCCAGAAACAGGGCATCTCCGTTCCGATCGCGGGAGAGGGTAATGGTGGGCTCTTTTTCCCGCGATATCGGCTCGCCCGTGACGGCGCGTTCACCGCCGCGCGGTTTCTCGAACTCGTCGCCAGCCGCAACGCCAGCGAGATCGTCGCGCCGTATTCGGGCTATCACAACATCCGCGTCAACCTCACGTACGAGGACAGAACTGAGCGGGACGCGATGCTCGACGCCGCAGCCGAGTGGGCCAGAGATGTGGACGTCGAGCTTTCGACGCAGGACGGCATCAGACTCGATTACGGGGACGCATGGGTTCTCACCAGGCCAAGCGGAACGGAACCGTTAATCCGACTGTATGCGGAAGCAGGCAGCGAGCAACGAGCACAGGAGCTGGTCGACCACGTCCGGGAGGCCCTCGAACGCGGGCGGCAGTAA
- a CDS encoding DsbA family protein, with protein MSTKQSRRRFMALTATGVAGAVAGCLGEEDGPAADGETVDELPTPVQGDPDSDVTVAVYEDFSCPGCQTYKLSVYPEIKTEFIESDRIRYEHHDLPVVNETWSYQIPSAARAVQDTEDDEAFFAFAEAIYPYQDEYSFDTVESVAEEVGADGDAIRDAAEDLTYLPVIEASSDAGQDRGVSSTPTVVVNDELLTPQQGEDFYQEIASTIESAE; from the coding sequence ATGAGCACGAAACAGTCGAGGCGACGGTTTATGGCACTGACAGCGACAGGAGTCGCCGGTGCAGTTGCGGGCTGTCTGGGCGAGGAGGACGGCCCGGCTGCGGATGGGGAAACAGTCGACGAGTTACCGACGCCGGTACAGGGTGATCCGGACTCGGACGTAACAGTAGCAGTCTACGAGGACTTCAGTTGTCCTGGCTGCCAGACGTATAAACTGTCCGTCTATCCGGAGATCAAAACGGAATTCATCGAGTCCGACCGGATCAGATACGAACACCATGATCTGCCGGTGGTTAACGAAACCTGGTCGTATCAGATCCCGAGCGCTGCCAGAGCGGTGCAGGATACCGAAGACGACGAGGCGTTCTTCGCGTTCGCAGAAGCGATCTATCCGTACCAGGACGAGTACTCGTTCGATACCGTTGAATCGGTCGCCGAGGAAGTCGGTGCCGACGGTGATGCCATCCGTGACGCCGCGGAAGACCTGACCTACCTGCCAGTGATCGAAGCAAGTAGTGACGCAGGGCAGGATCGTGGGGTTAGCTCGACACCGACAGTTGTGGTCAACGACGAACTGCTGACGCCGCAGCAAGGCGAGGACTTCTACCAGGAAATCGCAAGCACCATCGAATCCGCCGAGTAG
- a CDS encoding L-threonylcarbamoyladenylate synthase, whose amino-acid sequence MTDLDRAATAIRDGDLVVYPTETVYGLAADALDANAVERVFETKGRERSNPVSLGVPDVDTVAEYVDATERERAFMHEFLPGPVTVLCERREMVPDVLTAGSDRVGVRVPDHDLALALLERTGPITATSANVSGRPSACRVSEVDTEIIEAASVVLDGGKTGGVESTVVDVEGGEIHRRGALGDEIEDWLAEH is encoded by the coding sequence ATGACCGATCTCGACCGCGCAGCAACGGCGATCCGGGACGGGGACCTCGTCGTCTACCCCACAGAGACGGTGTACGGCCTGGCTGCAGACGCACTGGATGCAAACGCCGTCGAGCGAGTGTTCGAAACGAAAGGCCGCGAGCGCTCGAATCCGGTCTCACTGGGCGTCCCGGACGTCGACACCGTTGCGGAGTACGTGGATGCGACAGAGCGCGAACGGGCGTTCATGCACGAGTTTCTTCCCGGTCCGGTCACGGTCCTGTGCGAGCGTCGTGAGATGGTTCCGGACGTACTCACTGCAGGGAGTGATCGTGTCGGCGTTCGAGTGCCGGATCACGATCTGGCACTGGCCCTACTGGAGCGAACCGGGCCGATCACCGCGACGAGCGCGAACGTGAGCGGTCGACCGAGCGCCTGCCGCGTCTCGGAAGTCGACACGGAGATCATCGAGGCCGCGAGCGTCGTCCTCGACGGGGGGAAGACGGGTGGCGTCGAAAGCACTGTCGTCGACGTCGAAGGCGGAGAGATCCATCGCCGCGGCGCGCTGGGCGACGAGATCGAGGATTGGCTGGCCGAGCACTGA